Proteins encoded within one genomic window of Triticum aestivum cultivar Chinese Spring chromosome 2D, IWGSC CS RefSeq v2.1, whole genome shotgun sequence:
- the LOC123051803 gene encoding uncharacterized protein: MVLLLSPIFVRSLSEVSPGVWDPMRRAVSLWGPLFAILLLAPSILKGHSTIEWAVFLVLLAAVLVASIGNRCFRIISKQEFWRQVIINMWMIAALGMLVYMFDVHEHEPSTMIIIEVCALVIVSFGNLQIPAAVVRVILALSGLILLQHGGSEPAYDELLDGQKNIGATLKLFYGMVLVQGILYAVACMFEFFSFIPRRSLIRGGGFKGQWGMKSVNMYYAYASEKCMQGGVLAPKKINLSTFAMDSVNSDSSKNQLAGIRMMHNFLQSQPTKAQLLSKLATSTKTMARIIRMLDWTSPKDTAIRLYAAKVTAELAKNLRAGTIPGTMQLVSALLDADRRLERGNPLLDTDDEHERRQDPVLNTEDSREVADNQFQTQGQLRDTDILLETESRSTQEVGMNKQNSCVLRCWQHISEFWSIPKEQLRTDHDLLPALAMSIIESLAGVDQDNCVEISKAADLVPKIIRFTICRSDTMNTKAQQEILLKSSLKVLQRLTSIGGETGITLRYKISKHPFLLSNLSGILGDDKSSQISRKLVAGILRNIAVDEKTRQEIGRFQMIITKLMQAFLYSEGTMSTNDDHLSRKVAGQALAMLTIQSAQNCLVILKEPWFMKELKILIHDKRYIYVAASLLRNLCLHARSELRESDLKELSHTLREVLERILDADGAELEILIGLSSQICKVIPEDFTRELDAGQIKQRFAKRLVDTLKANMKPSAHCPGIRRAVLEQVIHLMEYNSRYADCFNAFGMTDALSMVEQTPSKAENYRLFLGDEGFMEYSMPLSDLVARAKELMGCD; this comes from the exons ATGGTGCTCTTATTGAGCCCAATATTTGTCCGGTCATTATCTGAGGTGTCACCAGGAGTATGGGATCCGATGCGTCGTGCCGTATCACTATGGGGTCCGTTATTTGCAATCCTATTGCTAGCTCCCTCTATATTAAAAGGCCACTCAACGATTGAATGGGCAGTGTTCTTAGTACTACTTGCGGCAGTGCTCGTAGCATCAATAGGCAATCGGTGCTTCAGAATAATCAGTAAACAAGAATTTTGGCGTCAAGTTATTATAAACATGTGGATGATTGCTGCTCTAGGGATGCTGGTGTACATGTTTGATGTACATGAACATGAACCATCAACGATGATCATAATTGAAGTATGTGCACTAGTGATCGTATCATTTGGCAACTTACAGATTCCAGCAGCAGTTGTGCGGGTCATTCTAGCATTAAGTGGGCTTATACTACTACAACATGGTGGAAGTGAGCCTGCATACGATGAACTCTTGGATGGCCAAAAAAACATTGGAGCAACTCTAAAACTCTTCTATGGGATGGTGCTTGTACAAGGAATACTCTATGCCGTGGCCTGCATGTTTGAGTTCTTTTCTTTCATCCCTCGAAGATCCCTCATCCGCGGTGGTGGATTTAAAGGTCAGTGGGGAATGAAATCTGTCAATATGTATTACGCATATGCGTCAGAGAAATGCATGCAAGGGGGTGTGCTTGCTCCAAAGAAGATCAACCTCAGCACCTTTGCCATGGATTCTGTGAACTCGGATTCGTCCAAGAATCAGCTCGCCGGGATACGAATGATGCACAACTTTCTGCAAAGTCAACCAACCAAGGCACAACTCCTTTCAAAACTCGCCACTTCTACCAAGACGATGGCCAGAATAATCAGAATGTTGGATTGGACAAGTCCAAAGGATACAGCTATCAGATTATATGCCGCAAAGGTCACTGCAGAGCTTGCAAAGAACCTCCGTGCAGGCACTATCCCTGGTACAATGCAGCTTGTATCTGCACTTCTTGACGCTGATCGCAGACTGGAAAGAGGAAACCCACTCCTAGACACTGATGATGAACACGAACGAAGACAAGATCCAGTTCTGAATACAGAAGATAGCAGAGAGGTGGCTGATAACCAATTCCAAACACAAGGTCAACTTCGGGACACTGATATCCTGCTGGAAACAGAAAGCAGATCAACCCAAGAAGTTGGCATGAACAAACAGAACTCGTGCGTGCTCAGATGCTGGCAGCATATTTCAGAATTCTGGTCAATACCCAAGGAACAGCTGCGGACAGACCACGATCTTCTACCGGCACTGGCCATGTCAATTATTGAAAGTCTTGCTGGTGTTGACCAGGACAACTGTGTGGAGATCAGCAAAGCAGCTGACCTCGTCCCGAAGATCATAAGATTCACAATCTGCAGAAGTGACACGATGAATACCAAGGCACAACAAGAGATCCTGCTCAAATCATCACTGAAGGTGCTGCAAAGGCTCACAAGCATTGGCGGGGAAACCGGCATCACACTGCGGTACAAGATATCAAAACACCCCTTCCTATTGAGTAACCTCTCAGGTATCCTTGGAGACGACAAGAGCAGCCAGATATCGAGAAAGTTGGTGGCGGGAATCCTCAGAAACATTGCCGTTGATGAGAAAACAAGGCAGGAAATTGGTCGCTTCCAAATGATCATCACCAAGCTGATGCAGGCATTTCTCTACTCAGAAGGAACCATGAGTACCAATGATGATCACCTGTCACGGAAGGTCGCCGGGCAAGCATTGGCAATGCTGACAATACAAAGTGCTCAAAACTGCTTGGTTATATTGAAGGAGCCATGGTTCATGAAGGAACTCAAAATCTTGATCCATGATAAAAGGTACATATATGTGGCGGCAAGCCTGCTGCGTAATCTGTGCCTGCATGCTAGATCCGAGCTCAGAGAGTCAGACCTGAAGGAACTATCTCATACCTTGAGAGAG GTGTTGGAAAGAATACTGGACGCGGATGGGGCAGAACTAGAGATCCTGATTGGGCTTAGTTCACAGATATGTAAAGTTATTCCTGAAGACTTTACCCGAGAACTAGACGCTGGTCAGATTAAGCAGAGATTTGCCAAGAGGCTTGTCGACACACTAAAAGCAAACATGAAACCTAGTGCTCATTGTCCTGGGATCAGGAGAGCGGTACTCGAGCAAGTCATACACTTGATGGAGTATAATTCTCGCTATGCAGATTGCTTCAACGCATTCGGGATGACAGATGCACTGTCAATGGTAGAACAAACACCGTCAAAGGCTGAAAACTACAGGCTTTTCTTGGGCGATGAAGGATTCATGGAGTACAGCATGCCTCTCTCCGATCTTGTGGCCAGGGCAAAAGAACTTATGGGCTGTGACTGA